The Rhizobium rhododendri nucleotide sequence CGCACGCAAAAGCAGCGGCTATGGAAAAACTGCAAATGAAAACGGGCACCCAGGGTGCCCGTCCGAAAGATCGTCAACCCATGGTATTGCTCAGAAGACGAATTCCTTGACCTTGGCAAAGCCCGGCAGCGCCTTCACGGAAGCGTTGAAAAATGCGTTTTCCGAGATTGCGCCACGTTCGCGCACGAACACCGAGGCACGCGCCGAATTGCCGAAACCCTTGACGACGACGAGACGGCCATTGTCACGCAACTGCTCGAAAAGATCGGAGGATACTTCTTCGACCGCGCCGTTGACGAAGATCAGATCGTAAGGCGCCCCGGCCGCATGGCCCTTTTCGAGCGCACCCGTCGCCACCGTGACATTGCCATAGCCAAGCGCCGAAAGCGTTTCGCGCGCCTGCGACGCCAAAGCGCCGTCGCATTCGAGCGCGACGACCGAGCCCGAAAGCAGCGACAGCAGCGCCGAGGTGTAGCCCGTCCCGGCACCGACCTCGAGGACGACATCGTCCTTGCCGATTGCCGCAAGCTGCAGCAGCTTTGCCAGCGGCGATGCCTGCATCAGGTACCGGGGCGGATTGCCGTCACGAGCAGGACAGATCTCGACGTCATTATCAATATATGCCAGCACCTTGAGCTTTTCCGGCACGAACGCTTCGCGCGGCACGGCGAGGAAAGCGTTCAGCACGGAGTGCGAGGTCACATCCGTCGTCCTGATCTGGCTCTCGACCATCTTCAGCCGCGCGGTTCCGAAATCCATCATGCTGTCCCGCCCCATCAAAAGCGATTATCCGTGCACCGTCTTAATCGCCACCGCGAAAGCTTTCAAGGCGTGGATGTGGACCGGAGGGAAATTCGTGCGGGGGAGCGCAGTTGGCGAAGCGGGCGGGAACGTTGCCTGCAATCCGCTACCTAACTCAAAAGCATGATCAGATTTACGACGCAAACATTCAATGATCTGCCATTTACTATTGTTTTGTCGGCATTTGGTAAAAAGGCGAAGGTAACGGCTTCTCCTTCGGCAAATTATCTTGCACCGCCTTCAGCAAAGCGTCGAATTTTTCGTTTGTATCAGCGGTTAGAGTTTCAACGCGCTTGTTTAGTGCGTCGTAGTGCGCGTTCATCGCGTTGATTGGAGGCGTCATTTTTTCGACGGCGTCTTGTGAAACTTTTTGAGCATCCATTCCCACGCTGAACCACTGGCCACCATAAGCCATAATCGCAACAGTCAAGCCGAGAGCCGCAATGGCCGTCACAATGACTGTCATTTTCGTGCCGTTGGTGGTGGTTTCCAGATGACCCATTTTAGCATTAATGAGCTTTAACTCACCGAGCAACTCAGCAAACTTTGTGTCAGTTCTCGCCTCTGCAGCTGCAATTTTCGCATCCACTTCGCTCATACCACCGTTTGCCCCCCCACCGCCGATGCTTTGCAACGGGCTTTTATTTTCAACCACCAACTTAACCATTTGGATTTGCTTCCAGCCAACTTATGATTGTGGCCATCGAAAATGTCTTCATATTCCCGCAATTAGCACACGATATTATCGAAACGGGTATTTTAAATGTTTCATACCCGGTGCTGTCTGTCACAGAGAAGCCAGTAACGTACTTCTCGGAGTTAGTCATAACACTCCAAAGATCAGTTCCGCATGCTTCGCATTTAAGGTCTTCGAGCTTGTTCTCAAAAAACCTAGTCACCTCGGTTGCAGGAGGATCAAGCTTGATTTTTGTCTCAGTCATTTGATCACCGGTGAACGCTTCGGTTTAAGTTGGCAGACCAAGTCCAACGTTGCAATCCACGTCGCAGGGATTCCCCGCTTTCCGGTCGAAATCCTGGAAACCAAGGAGGAGCGGCTTGCTAGATGTCAGCAATATGCAAAGCTGCCAATAACAACTGGCGTTGATCTAAAAAATTGATTTCACTGATAAAAAAGTGGAGGCCTCGCCCGGAATTGAACCGGGGTACGAGGATTTGCAGTCCTCTGCGTCACCACTCCGCCACGAGGCCATCCGTGTGTGGTCGCGGCGATTTAGACTAGCTCTAGACAGAGCGCAAGACCATTCGCCGCCAACGGGATAATTTTTCGTGCCCTTCGCGGCCCAGATCGGCTGTCCTTGCTAGCCCTGCCGCAGCGAAGCGATGCGGCTTTTCCGGGCAGCATACACTATTTGTTGTCCGGCTGACGCTTGCGGCCCCACCACACCGACATGCGACGGCGCCAGCGGCGGACGGTGGCGCTGTCCTGAGAGAGGATGACGAAACCGAGCGGTATCATCCAGAATCCGAGAATCGGCAGGAAGCCGAGGCAACCGCCGCCGATCAGCGCCGTGCCGACCGACATGCGCGCCAGCCGCGATTTCGGCAGCGGCACGTGCACGGAGCCGAGCACCAGCTTGCCGCGTGCGTGATCGACGCCAAAACGTTTTTTCGGCCTGGGGCGGCGCGTGGCGTCCGCATGCGGTGGGTTCGAAGCATCATTCATCCACAGGAAATGGGGATATGGGCGATTAATGCAAGCCGATGGGCGATTTTTGAAAAAACCGCTTGGCAAATCGGGAAAGCATTTGTATTAGGCCACTCACACCGCGCCAAGCGGTCTTCCCTGGTAGCTCAGCGGTAGAGCATTCGACTGTTAATCGACAGGTCGCCAGTTCGAATCTGGCCCGGGGAGCCAAATTATAAAAAGCCTTTGCAGAGATGCAGAGGCTTTTTTCTTTTTCGGTGCAATGGTTTCCCGCTTCCCATTCACACGTTGGGTGAAATGCCCGAGATCGCTACTTCCCAAAAATGAACCGCTACCATGCTTCATGGCACATTGCGCTCTCACACACGACCTGCAACCAGTTGACTACAACTGGACAGGTCACGGGGCGCCCCCGAATGATCGCCAAAAGCCGTTGCCGCGTCGCCCGAGGAGCGTGAGAATGAAATTTGTGCCTTTGCTTGTCGCTGCCGTCTTGCTCTCTCCCGGCCTTTCGCTGGCGGCACAATGTACACCGAATGACGCCTCGGCCCGGATTCTGGCATCCCCAAACCCGGACGACATCCATCCGGACTGGAGCGACGGCTCGACTATCGGGTTAAGCTGGACCTTCGAAGGTAAGGAAGTCGGCGACAGCGGCGACTACATGAAGGGAAAGCTAATTTCCCCGCGTGGCGATGTCACCAACAAGGGTGTCTATATTATTGCCCGCGAATGGGATTGCGCCGAATAGGCGCTGCGCCGAGCCCGCCACGTTGCAGAACCGAGCCCGATTTCCCGTTGATCGAACGGGCAAAGCAGTGGAGGATAGCGCCAGTTCAGCGTCCCGCGCCAAGACCCGCTGGCGGCGTCTGCAACATTTCGTGTCCCAGCAGGAATCGATCCCTTGATCCAGACATCCCTCCCCCGACTTCGCGCCCTCAGCCTTGCCGTTGGCACCTTCGTCGCTCTTGTGCTGCCGCAGACGGCTGCGATGGCGGCGCCCAGCTGCTGGTCGCTGTTGCAGAGCAAATACGGTCCCGGCATCCTGAAGGCCGCCGACGAAGCCGATCCCTGCGCCAAAATTCCCGGTTTCGACAAGAAGGAGCGCTTCAACCTCACCGGCCTCGATCTCTGCACCGCGCCGGATGGCGTGCAGATCAACGCCCAGGCTGACCTTGCCTGCAAATCGAGTTCGCACGGACTTCTCGGCGGCATCGATATGAAGGGCAAGCTGCAGGCATCGATGTCCGTCGATATCGGCGCCTGCAAGGTCACCGACGCCCGTGTCAGCGTCAGCGGCCCCGTCGGCGAATTGCTGAGCTCGGTCGGCGATATCCAGAATCTGGCGCGCAATTTTGCCCAGAAGAAGATATCAGAGGTCTGCGGCCCCCACTAGCCACGTGCTCTGAAAAGCGGCGGCCTGCACCTGCAAGCGGTCAGCCACTGTGGCAAACTGCTGCGCCGTTGCCGTTTTGTACTCATCCCCTCTTCACTTTCCGCCTTCGCCGCTCCATATTCCGGGCATGGCCAGATCCCCGAAAAACTCTCCCGCTCGCGATGATCGAAATACCGGTTTCGAGGAGGCGCCGCAGGCGCCGTTCGAAGGCGCGCCGCTGTCAGGCGGGGTTGCCGACTGGGTAAAGCAGCTCGAAGCGGAAGCCGAGATCTCCGGCGTCGAGACGCAGCGCGAGATCGCCTCCAAGGCCGGCAAGCATCGCAAGAAGGTGGAAATCGCCGCCTCGAAATCGGCGCGCGGTACATCCATGGGCGGTTCGACCGATCCGAAGACGCGGGCTGCCGCCGGGCTCAATCCGGTTTCCGGCATGGATACGTCGCTCGAAGACGCCGCCAATGCAGGCACGGCCGTCACCGCCACGGTCGAGGCGCTTTCGGCGCTGATCGAGAGCGGCAATCCGCTGTTCAAGGACGGCAAGATGTGGACCCCGCATCGCCCTGCCAGGCCGGAAAAATCGGAGGGCGGTATCAGGATCCGCATGCAGTCCGACTATGAGCCGGCCGGCGACCAGCCGACGGCGATCAAGGAACTTGTCGCCGGCATCGAATCCGGCGAGCGCAGCCAGGTGCTGCTTGGCGTCACCGGCTCCGGCAAGACCTTCACCATGGCCAAGGTGATCGAGGCGACGCAGCGCCCTGCCCTCATTCTCGCACCGAACAAGACGCTGGCGGCCCAGCTCTATTCCGAGTTCAAGAACTTCTTCCCAGACAACGCGGTCGAATATTTCGTTTCCTATTACGACTATTACCAGCCGGAAGCCTATGTACCGCGCTCCGACACCTTCATCGAGAAGGAATCGTCGATCAACGAGCAGATCGACCGGATGCGCCACTCCGCCACCCGCTCGCTGCTGGAGCGCGACGACTGCATCATCGTCGCCTCCGTCTCCTGCATCTACGGTATCGGCTCGGTCGAGACCTACACGGCGATGACCTTCCAGATGACGGTCGGCGACAAGCTCGACCAGCGGCAATTGCTCGCCGACCTCGTGGCCCAGCAGTACAAGCGCCGCGACATGGATTTCCAGCGCGGCTCTTTCCGGGTGCGCGGCGATACGATCGAGCTCTTTCCCGCCCACTTGGAAGATGCGGCCTGGCGGATTTCGATGTTTGGCGACGAGATCGACTCGATCACCGAGTTCGACCCGCTGACCGGCCACAAGACGGGCGACCTGAAATCGGTCAAGATCTACGCCAACTCGCACTATGTGACGCCGCGCCCGACACTGAACGGCGCCATCCGCCACATCAAGGAAGAGCTGAAAATGCGGCTGGCCGAGCTTGAAAAAGGCGGCCGTCTGCTGGAAGCCCAGCGGCTGGAGCAGCGCACCCGCTACGACATCGAGATGATCGAGGCGACCGGTTCCTGTGCCGGCATCGAAAACTATTCGCGCTATCTCACCGGCCGCAACCCGGGCGAGCCGCCACCCACCCTGTTCGAATACATCCCCGACAATGCCCTGCTGTTCATCGACGAGAGCCACGTCTCCGTCAGCCAGATCGGTGGCATGTACCGGGGCGACTTCAAGCGCAAGGCGACGCTGGCCGAATACGGTTTCCGCCTTCCGTCCTGCATGGACAATCGGCCTCTGCGGTTCGAGGAATGGGACGCCATGCGCCCCAACACCATCGCCGTGTCGGCGACGCCCGGAAACTGGGAAATGGAGCAATCAGGCGGCGTCTTTGCGGAGCAGGTCATCCGCCCGACCGGGCTGATCGATCCGCCCGTCGAAGTGCGCTCCGCCCGCAGCCAGGTTGACGACGTGCTTGGCGAGATCCGCGAGACGGCGGCTGCCGGCTACCGTACGCTGGTCACTGTCCTCACCAAGCGCATGGCCGAGGATTTGACGGAATACCTGCACGAACAGGGCGTGCGTGTGCGCTACATGCACTCCGACATCGACACCCTGGAGCGCATCGAGATCATTCGCGACCTGCGGCTCGGTGCCTTCGACGTGCTCATCGGCATCAACCTTCTGCGTGAGGGCCTCGACATCCCGGAATGCGGCTTCGTCGCCATTCTCGATGCCGACAAGGAAGGGTTCCTGCGCTCCGAGACGTCGCTGGTGCAGACCATCGGCCGCGCGGCGCGTAACGTCGACGGCAAGGTGATCCTCTATGCCGACAACATCACCGGCTCGATGAAGCGGGCGATGGAAGAAACCTCGCGCCGCCGCGAAAAGCAGATGGCTTACAACACCGCCCACGGCATCACGCCGGAATCGGTGAAGGCCCGGATTTCCGACATTCTCGACAGCGTCTACGAGCGCGACCACGTTCGCGCCGATATCTCGGGCGTGTCGGGCAAGGGCTTTGCCGATGGCGGCAACCTGGTGGGCGGCAACCTGCAGGCCCATCTCAACGCGCTGGAAAAGCAGATGCGCGACGCCGCAGCCGACCTCGACTTCGAGAAGGCAGCAAGGCTGCGCGACGAGATCAAGCGCCTCAAGGCCGCCGAACTCGCCGTC carries:
- a CDS encoding protein-L-isoaspartate O-methyltransferase family protein → MMDFGTARLKMVESQIRTTDVTSHSVLNAFLAVPREAFVPEKLKVLAYIDNDVEICPARDGNPPRYLMQASPLAKLLQLAAIGKDDVVLEVGAGTGYTSALLSLLSGSVVALECDGALASQARETLSALGYGNVTVATGALEKGHAAGAPYDLIFVNGAVEEVSSDLFEQLRDNGRLVVVKGFGNSARASVFVRERGAISENAFFNASVKALPGFAKVKEFVF
- the uvrB gene encoding excinuclease ABC subunit UvrB encodes the protein MARSPKNSPARDDRNTGFEEAPQAPFEGAPLSGGVADWVKQLEAEAEISGVETQREIASKAGKHRKKVEIAASKSARGTSMGGSTDPKTRAAAGLNPVSGMDTSLEDAANAGTAVTATVEALSALIESGNPLFKDGKMWTPHRPARPEKSEGGIRIRMQSDYEPAGDQPTAIKELVAGIESGERSQVLLGVTGSGKTFTMAKVIEATQRPALILAPNKTLAAQLYSEFKNFFPDNAVEYFVSYYDYYQPEAYVPRSDTFIEKESSINEQIDRMRHSATRSLLERDDCIIVASVSCIYGIGSVETYTAMTFQMTVGDKLDQRQLLADLVAQQYKRRDMDFQRGSFRVRGDTIELFPAHLEDAAWRISMFGDEIDSITEFDPLTGHKTGDLKSVKIYANSHYVTPRPTLNGAIRHIKEELKMRLAELEKGGRLLEAQRLEQRTRYDIEMIEATGSCAGIENYSRYLTGRNPGEPPPTLFEYIPDNALLFIDESHVSVSQIGGMYRGDFKRKATLAEYGFRLPSCMDNRPLRFEEWDAMRPNTIAVSATPGNWEMEQSGGVFAEQVIRPTGLIDPPVEVRSARSQVDDVLGEIRETAAAGYRTLVTVLTKRMAEDLTEYLHEQGVRVRYMHSDIDTLERIEIIRDLRLGAFDVLIGINLLREGLDIPECGFVAILDADKEGFLRSETSLVQTIGRAARNVDGKVILYADNITGSMKRAMEETSRRREKQMAYNTAHGITPESVKARISDILDSVYERDHVRADISGVSGKGFADGGNLVGGNLQAHLNALEKQMRDAAADLDFEKAARLRDEIKRLKAAELAVMDDPMARQEARAVEGDNGKPKGKRKTPISPLVGEMSAQPTEGGVSASSASYFQKPSLDDMGPGTDTARPLFRKNSLDEMTVGRTEKPAAGSLPERPPETVSSKKRFSPLLEGQPDKDGSSASGKDDLRPIIRAKAGAGSYEDAGDVKRQKRTKGKTGRPGR